The window CACAAATTTAAATAAACTAAACTTTACCAGATTTAGGGTTGACAATCTGCAGCAGAGCCATTTATTATTGGGTTTATCATTTAGAGAAGGGAGGCCGATGGGTCATGATTGGAACTAATAGTTTGAGAACGCCGCTAAGCCGCATGACAACCGCATATGAACAATCTGATCTCATCGCCTTCGTCCGGGAGACATGATGCGCAGCCCAGCCCATCAGTCACAACTGTATACGGGTGTGCTTTGAACTTGCGGAAGCTTGAATTCGAAGCTGCACCCAGCGCTCCGGGAGCCGTACGATCAGAACTGATCTGCGGCTCTTTTTGTGTTACCTGAAAACTAAAACTCATCTTACCACCCTGAGAGGAAATGAAAATCACTTATGAATACCATAGAACAGCAAGCGGGCTATGAGCCCCGCTACAAACATGAGGTGGCCCTTCCGGGCGGCGACCTCAAGGTATACGCCAGCGAGCAATTGTTTGGCTCACTTGATTACAAGGTCCTGGAAATGGCCAATAACAATCTGCAGATTCCGAATATCGAGTACATGAGCTACACCCCGGATGTACATGTAGGCGTCGGAACCTGCATTGGCACTACCGCGGTCTGGGATGCCGCATCAGGCTATGTATCGCCGTCCATCGTGGGCAGCGATATCGGCTGCGGCATGCGTGTGCATTTGACTAATCTGCACAAAGACGATCTGCGTGAGGTCAAGCTGCGCCGGAAGCTGGTCCGCGCCATTGAGAAATATCTGCCGATGGAAGCACAGCAGCGCGGCCATTACAGCGATATCCGGCTGGAGAACATTGTCCGCAAAGGGCTGCATGGCCTGCCGAACAAATATATTCCCGACAGCTATACCCCGAAGAAATCAAGTGCGCTATCCCGTGTGGAGATCAGCAAGCTCGCTTTTGACGAGGAGATTCTGAATGAGCTGCCCGATATGGCCTGGCACCGGGGGCACCGGCAGCTGGGTACACTCGGCGGCGGCAACCATTTCGTAGAGATTCAGGCGATTGAAATTGCTGAGGAGCAGCGGGAAGTGGCCGAAGCCTGGGGCCTTAAGGACGGTCAGATTGCCGTGATGATCCATTCCGGTTCCCGGGCCTGGGGCGGGATGGTCAACCAGTTCTGTACTCCCGCTTTTGCTAAGGTGATGGGACAGCTGGGTCTCGGCAGCGCCGATCCGCGGCTGATCTATGCCCCGCTTGACCATCCGCAAGGCCAGCGCTATGTCAATCTGATGTACTCCGCGCTGAATTATGCGGTGGTGAACCGCCATCTGATCGCTTACGGGGTCCGCGAGGCTTTCCGCGACGTGTTCGGCACGAAGTGCGAGCTGCGCACGCTCTACGATCTGATGCACAATTACGCCTGGAGAGAGGAGACTTCCTCCGGCACCAAATTTGTGCACCGCAAGGGGGCGACACGTGCCCTGCCGGCCGGTCATCCGGATAATCCGTCTGTCTATGCGGCAACCGGGCATCCGGCGCTGATTCCCGGCTCCATGGGCACGGCCTCTTATATCATGGTTGGCCAGCCCGGCGGGGAAGAAAATTATTATTCCATCTGCCATGGAGCAGGGCGCATCCGTTCACGCACAGCGACAAAACGGCTGGTGTCGGTCCATGAATTTTCCCGGTCGCTGAAGGTCGGCAAAGAAGATGAGATCGTAGTGAATCAGCATTCCCTGGAATCTATCATTGACGAATCCCCTCAGGCCTATAAGAATGTAGATGAGATCATAGAAAGCGTTACGGGCGCCGGCCTGGCTGCCGTTGTGGCCAAATGCAAGCCGCTCGCAGCGATAAAGGGGACGAAATAGGATGGAGCAGGAGTGCAAGAAACAGACTGTAATTTACCAGTACGATGAAGGTGCAAAAGGCCTGATCAAGGGGTACGATGTGTATGCCCGTCTCGTTGACGGTATCCTTGAAGCTCTGTACTCGCGCTATGGCGTCCGCTATGAGCTGTATGCGAGTGATGATCCGAACAGTGAATATTGGAAGCTGCTGCTAGATGATGTGCAGTCCGGCAATCCCGAGGTGGAGCATGTGGCGCGGATTTTTGACCGTCTGGAGGACCGGACTTTCATTTATGATGATGACAAGGAGCAGCCGGAGTACAATATCCATCTGTCCATCCGCAATAATGTGCTTGCTTATCCGGCCATGGGGGTAGCGCTTGCCCGGGTGCCTGTTTTTCAGGAGAACGGCATTAATTTTCAGGATTTCGTCTTTGCTGCATCGGATGAACAGCTGCAGGTGTTCTTAAGCAATGTGCGCAAGCGGCAGCGGGAGCAGAACATCAATAAGGTGACAGTGTTCACCGACAGACGAAACGGTATGTTCCGTGAAGACGAGCCGATTACCCGTTCTGTAGGACGGGATGATGTCGTATTGGATGCCGCAATCAAAAAAGAAATTTACCGCTCGCTCGACCAGTTTTTTGACGCAGACCGCAGTTTTTATGTCAAATACGATATTCCATATAAGCGGGGAATCCTGCTCTACGGCCACCCCGGCAACGGTAAAACAACACTCGTCAAATCCATCGCAGGAAGCGTCCCCGGACCTGTTGTGTACTGGCAGATTACTGAATACACCAGCAGTGAATCGGTAAACGAGGTGTTCGAGGCCGCAGCCCGGCTTGCGCCGATGGTACTGGTGATTGAGGATATTGACTCCATGCCGCAGGAGGTCCGCTCCTTTTTCCTGAATACGCTGGACGGGGCCACCTCCAAGGAAGGGATTTTCCTGATTGGCACCACCAATTATCCGGAGAAAATAGACCCCGGCCTCATGAACCGCGCCGGGCGCTTTGACCGGGCCTACGAGATCAAAATGCCTAATGAGGAGCTGCGGCTGGAGTATCTGCAGCTGCGCGGCTTCTCCGCTTTTGCCGGCGAGGAAGGGGTTGCCCTGGCTGCGCGCCTGACCTCGGATTTCTCGCTGACACAGCTTGGCGAGCTCTATGTCAGTGCCGCGCTGGAGTGGCATGAGAACGGCGCAGCCGATGTGGAGCAGCTGGTCCGCGGGATGCGCGGCGAGCTGGATAAGGGGCGCAAGCGGGAATGGATGCGGGATGCCTCATCCACGATCGGGTTTTATTGATAATATGGGCTAAGCACTCTAAGCCATGCCACCTGCTGAAGGTTCAGCGGGTGGTATGGCTATTTTTTGTTCAGAAGAGTGATTTGTAAGCCAGTGGAGGTGGCGTTAATGGACCGGAAAAACCTTACTTTCCCGGTGGGGTCCATTTTCTCAGGCTTACGGACCGTACCGTGCTTATTGCCTCAGTAATCTTGATTATCGGGGCGGAAATCCGCACATAAGTGAACTGGAGTCCGTTAGCCTTATCCAAAATGGATTCTGGCACAAATTAGCACGGTTGAGTCCGTTACGGATAAATGCGGCTGTTTTCCTGTTAAAGACGCTGTATAGTGAATCAATAATATGTCCGCGACCCATGTGTTGGAGAAATCTGTAACTTTTGGCCGGCTGGAACGTGGTTAGAGTGAGGGGGGAGGGAATGAAGTTAAATTCGCTGGATGATTATTATCAGAGCTATGTGCATGATATTTACCGGTACTTACGTTCCCTGTGCCGTAACCACCACCTCGCCGAAGAGTTAACGCAGGAGACCTTTTACCGTGCTTATTTGTATTTGGAGGATTGCCGCGAAGACAAAATCAAACCCTGGCTGTTCCGGGTAGCCTACAACGCTTTTATTGATCATACACGAAAAGCGCATCGCAGCATTACCAAAGAAGCGGACTATTTCAAGGCACTGCCTCATCCGGAAACCACCGAGGATGTGCTGCTGAGGCAGGAAGTGATGGAAGAAATGGCACTATTGGTGGAGGGGCTGCCCGAGGCCCAGCGGCATGCGCTATTACTTCATGATTTTCACGGATTGTCTTACCAGGAGGCGGCACACATCATGGATGTAGGCCTGTCCAATTATAAAATACTGATCTTCCGCGCCAGGCAAAAGCTGCGGGAGGCGGAGCGGAGGAGGAATGGGGATGAGTGAGGAATTCAAGGAGCATCTGCGCAAATACAGCGAAGGCAGCCTGCCGGAGGATGAGCGCACCGAAGTCGAGCGTGAGCTGGAGAAGCTGGAGGCCTATCAGGTGTATCTGGAGGAACTGATGGAGCAAGAGGATCAGCAGACCTCTCAGCGATTTATCATTAAACCGGATCTACCTGAGAAAAACACCTCCAAAAAAGCGAAAAAAACCGCTTCAAGAAAAGAAAAAAAAATCATCCGCCGGGGCAAATGGAAGGCGCGGTTTGCGAATACCTTTACGGTGCTGGCGGTTTTCCTGGCCTTCACAGTCATCAGCACTATCCTTACTGGGGTATTCTACAATAGTGGAGACCGGGTAGACAGATATAGAGATGTTCTAATTTCGGCGGTTGCCGTCTCACGTCCCAATACAAGCTTGAATCTGAATGCAAACGGGAAGTTTTTTTTCAGGATGGAGTTTTCGGGCAGGCTGCAGAAGCAAATCGGCAGTGAACAGGTGGACGTTGGAAGCTACTCCAGTAAGTTTCTGCTGGGGCTGGGCGGTATAGGCAATTACAACTGGACAGATCAGCAAAGCGGAAATACAGGGAGTTTTATTTTCGATTACCCGCAGGCAGCACAGAGTACCGGGGGACAGCGCAGTGACGCCCAGGAGTGGGAAAGGCTGGTGATGCTTCCTGAAGGCACAGTGGCCGAGGCTTACCTTTCCTTTGACCAGTTATATAGTACGGATGAGCTGCTGAGAAAACTTGAACCGCTGAATGTACTGCCAGTGTGGTTTGCAGTGGACGGAGGCCTGGCTGCCGATGAACGTTCCTTCAGTACCCTGCTCGGATTTCCGTACCAGCCGCTCTGGCATGCCGAAGATATGACGGTTAGGGAGATTTCCTCGGAAAAATGGGGCTGGTTCGGCAAAGTGACTTCAAGCAGCTCGAGCTCCCCTTCAGTCGAGTCCTACGGCAGCGGCGAACTCCGGGAGCAGAATTTCATCGAGACGCTGCAGCTGCTGCAAAAATACAAAACGATTACACGTAACGCTGCCCCATTTTTAAAAGTGGATGAATCCTTAAGTTATCTGGAGGAGCACGGTATTCATCTGTATGGTGCTGTGATTACAGGTCCGGTTAAAGAGCTGCTGAAGCTGCAGCAGAATTCCTGGGTCAGCAATATCCGGATCGGTGAAGTGCGGCTGTGGAACTGGAGGGACTGAGAGGACTGATGGGCTTGATGATAACGCATTACTTGCTTCTATCCCCTGCAAATCGTACAATTATCTGAAAATATGCATTCGCCTATGGGTGATAGATGTACGAGAATATGCAGATTAGGAGCTGAATAAGAGTGAGAATAGGAGTTGTATCGGATACCCATTTGCCGCGGTCGGCCAAGGCACTGCCGCAGGCGCTGGTGAAGGAATTCCGCCAGGTGGACCAGATTCTGCACCTGGGCGACTGGGTGGCCCTGGAGATCTATGATCTGCTGGCCGAGCTTGCGCCGGTAGAGGGAATTGCCGGCAATAATGACGGTACGGAGATTATCCAGCGGTTCGGGGAGCGCAAGATTGTTACCCTTGAGGGCATGCGTATCGGGCTGATCCACGGTCATGCCCCGTATTCCCGCAAAGGGACGGACGGGAACGCGCTGCTTGCTTTTGAAGGCGAAGAGGTGGACTGCATTCTGTTCGGCCATTCGCATCAGCCGCTAATGCGCCGGGAGAACGGTATATTGCTGTTCAATCCCGGTTCCCCTACTGACAAACGGCGCGAGAAGCAGTATTCCTTCGGACTACTCGATATTGAGGACGGCAAAATCAATGCCCGGCATGTCTTCTACGACTCCAGAGAGTAGGGGGAGGCCTACGCTCTTTTGTCCATATGAAACATCATTCTCTCCATGGTCAGTGCTGTGGCGGCTATTCTACAATATACGTAAACAGCCATTTGACGAAAAGAGGGAACCGGAATGATATCCTATCGTTTGGAACGTGCAACACTTCAGGACGCGGAGCTTATTGCTCCGCTGTTTAATGAATACAGGGTGTATTACGGACAGGAACCGGATCTGCCGGGGGCTTTACATTTTCTGCAGCAGAGATTGGAAGCAGGAGAATCGGCCATTTTCATGGCTGTGACGGGTGAAGGCGGTAGCAGATATGCCGGAGGGTTGGCCCAGCTATACCCTTCCTTCTCTTCACTGACGATGCAGCGGCTGTGGGTGCTGAATGATCTGTTCGTTGCAGAACAGCTGCGCGGGCGCGGGCTTGGTACGATGCTGCTGGAAGAGGTGCGGAATTTTGCCCTGAACACAGGGACTAAAGGTCTGACTTTGACGACCATGACTGACAACATATCAGCACAGCGTCTGTATGAAGCGCAGGGTTACGTCCGGGATCATGACTTTTATACGTATGATCTGTTTTTTGAAAAATGAAAGCTATAGTAAGGGGCGTTAAAGTGGATAACAGCAATAAACTGGCAGTATTTTTTGATCTGGATGATACGCTGTACGACCATTTGGTGCCGTTCCGTGAAGCGGTGCGCGAGGTGCTGGCGCCGGATGAGAGCGATTTGAATTATGCGGATTTATTCTATACCGTAAGGCATCACAGCGATCTGCTCTGGCCGAAGTATTTGCAAGGCGAGCTTGAGCTGGAGGAGACCCGGGTGCTGCGGCTGGAGCTGGCTTTTGCCGAATATGGGCTTGAGCTTAGCCGCGGGCAGGCCGAGCAGGTTCAGGCGGCATACATAGGCCGACAGTATACAATAGAGATGATTGACGGGGTAGAAGCGCAGCTGCGGCGGTTCATCGCCTTAGGGCACAAGGTCGGGATTATTACGAACGGGCCGGAGGAGCATCAGATGAACAAGCTGCGCGGACTTGGCATCGACAAGCTGATTCCGCCGGAGATGATCTTCATCTCGGATGCTGTCGGACTGGCGAAGCCGGACCCGGCGATCTTCGAGCATGTTAACCGGGTAACAGGGACAACCGCTGACAACTCGCTATATGTCGGGGACACCTGGGATAATGATGTGGTCGGCGCACTGTCGGCGGGCTGGAAGGTATGCTGGTACAATCCCCGCGGCAGACAGCCACGTACGGAGCATGTTCCAAGCCATACGTTTACGAACTACCAAGAATTTAGTGAGCTTCCGCTGATCTGAGGGAGTTTGCAGCAGAATATACAAAAGCGGCAGAGCCTCAGCTCTGCCGCTTTTTATTGCCCTTATAGGCAATTCTTTTTAATTCGCAAAGGTATACGTAGGATCCGTCAGGATAAGTCTGTCCTTGAGTCCCGAAGTGGCGTAGATTTTATTGTCATCGGTGATGAAGAAGGCATCAACCTTCTCAGGCAGGGATTCAAGATATTTCATGCCCTCTTCCAAGCCCATCAGGAATACGCCGGTAGACAAAGCATCCGCATCTGTTGCGTTCGGGCTCATGATGGTAATGCTTTTTAGGCCGTTTTGCGAAGGAAAGCCTGTACGCGGATCAAGAATATGGTGATAACGGACGCCGTCCTGCATGAAGAAGCGCTCATATACTCCGGAAGCATCGATGACTTCATCGGAGATTTTGATCGTGCCCAGCTGTGTGCCGCGGCTCTGGTCAGGGTCCTGCAGGCCGATATTCCAGGGAGAGCCGTTCGGTTTGTTGCCGAGTGCAATGATGCTGCTGCCGCCGAGATTAATCATCGCGCTGTCCAGACCCTGCTCCTTCAAATATTCAGCGATCCGGTCAGCAGCGTATCCTTTGCCGATCCCGCCCATATCCAGCACCATGCCTTCTTTGGCGAGCTTGATCGTCTTCGCGGCCTCATCAATAATAACATCCTTATAATTGGTCAGGCTTTTGGCTGCATCGATGTCAGCCTGGTCAGGCACATGTTCTCCGCCTTCGCCGATCGCCCACAGATCCACCAGCGGTCCGATCGTCGGATCAAACAGCCCGTCCATTTCTTCGGCATATTTAAGGGATTGTTTGACCACATCCAGGGTTTCATCGGATACGGTAACGGCTTCTTTGCCGGCTGCCTGATTAACGGCGTACAGCTCACCATCTTCTTTAGTGCGGCTGAATTCAGTATCCATACGTTCCAGTAACTGCTGGATATCATCCATATTTTGTTGAGTTGCTTTATCGCCGAACACTTTGATGTTAACGACGGTATCATAGATATAATAAGTCTGCGACAGGGCCTTGGTTCCGCCTTCTTCTGAAACGGTTGCGCCTCCGGAGTTCTCATTCGCAGCCGTATTACTGCTGTTGTCGTCTCCTTTGCTGCCAAGCGCCAGCCAGATGCCGACAGCTGCAACGATGACAATAACCAATGCGGCC of the Paenibacillus pedocola genome contains:
- a CDS encoding RtcB family protein, which gives rise to MNTIEQQAGYEPRYKHEVALPGGDLKVYASEQLFGSLDYKVLEMANNNLQIPNIEYMSYTPDVHVGVGTCIGTTAVWDAASGYVSPSIVGSDIGCGMRVHLTNLHKDDLREVKLRRKLVRAIEKYLPMEAQQRGHYSDIRLENIVRKGLHGLPNKYIPDSYTPKKSSALSRVEISKLAFDEEILNELPDMAWHRGHRQLGTLGGGNHFVEIQAIEIAEEQREVAEAWGLKDGQIAVMIHSGSRAWGGMVNQFCTPAFAKVMGQLGLGSADPRLIYAPLDHPQGQRYVNLMYSALNYAVVNRHLIAYGVREAFRDVFGTKCELRTLYDLMHNYAWREETSSGTKFVHRKGATRALPAGHPDNPSVYAATGHPALIPGSMGTASYIMVGQPGGEENYYSICHGAGRIRSRTATKRLVSVHEFSRSLKVGKEDEIVVNQHSLESIIDESPQAYKNVDEIIESVTGAGLAAVVAKCKPLAAIKGTK
- a CDS encoding AAA family ATPase — protein: MEQECKKQTVIYQYDEGAKGLIKGYDVYARLVDGILEALYSRYGVRYELYASDDPNSEYWKLLLDDVQSGNPEVEHVARIFDRLEDRTFIYDDDKEQPEYNIHLSIRNNVLAYPAMGVALARVPVFQENGINFQDFVFAASDEQLQVFLSNVRKRQREQNINKVTVFTDRRNGMFREDEPITRSVGRDDVVLDAAIKKEIYRSLDQFFDADRSFYVKYDIPYKRGILLYGHPGNGKTTLVKSIAGSVPGPVVYWQITEYTSSESVNEVFEAAARLAPMVLVIEDIDSMPQEVRSFFLNTLDGATSKEGIFLIGTTNYPEKIDPGLMNRAGRFDRAYEIKMPNEELRLEYLQLRGFSAFAGEEGVALAARLTSDFSLTQLGELYVSAALEWHENGAADVEQLVRGMRGELDKGRKREWMRDASSTIGFY
- a CDS encoding sigma-70 family RNA polymerase sigma factor, translating into MKLNSLDDYYQSYVHDIYRYLRSLCRNHHLAEELTQETFYRAYLYLEDCREDKIKPWLFRVAYNAFIDHTRKAHRSITKEADYFKALPHPETTEDVLLRQEVMEEMALLVEGLPEAQRHALLLHDFHGLSYQEAAHIMDVGLSNYKILIFRARQKLREAERRRNGDE
- a CDS encoding anti-sigma factor; amino-acid sequence: MSEEFKEHLRKYSEGSLPEDERTEVERELEKLEAYQVYLEELMEQEDQQTSQRFIIKPDLPEKNTSKKAKKTASRKEKKIIRRGKWKARFANTFTVLAVFLAFTVISTILTGVFYNSGDRVDRYRDVLISAVAVSRPNTSLNLNANGKFFFRMEFSGRLQKQIGSEQVDVGSYSSKFLLGLGGIGNYNWTDQQSGNTGSFIFDYPQAAQSTGGQRSDAQEWERLVMLPEGTVAEAYLSFDQLYSTDELLRKLEPLNVLPVWFAVDGGLAADERSFSTLLGFPYQPLWHAEDMTVREISSEKWGWFGKVTSSSSSSPSVESYGSGELREQNFIETLQLLQKYKTITRNAAPFLKVDESLSYLEEHGIHLYGAVITGPVKELLKLQQNSWVSNIRIGEVRLWNWRD
- a CDS encoding metallophosphoesterase family protein, which gives rise to MRIGVVSDTHLPRSAKALPQALVKEFRQVDQILHLGDWVALEIYDLLAELAPVEGIAGNNDGTEIIQRFGERKIVTLEGMRIGLIHGHAPYSRKGTDGNALLAFEGEEVDCILFGHSHQPLMRRENGILLFNPGSPTDKRREKQYSFGLLDIEDGKINARHVFYDSRE
- a CDS encoding GNAT family N-acetyltransferase, which gives rise to MISYRLERATLQDAELIAPLFNEYRVYYGQEPDLPGALHFLQQRLEAGESAIFMAVTGEGGSRYAGGLAQLYPSFSSLTMQRLWVLNDLFVAEQLRGRGLGTMLLEEVRNFALNTGTKGLTLTTMTDNISAQRLYEAQGYVRDHDFYTYDLFFEK
- a CDS encoding HAD family hydrolase, translated to MDNSNKLAVFFDLDDTLYDHLVPFREAVREVLAPDESDLNYADLFYTVRHHSDLLWPKYLQGELELEETRVLRLELAFAEYGLELSRGQAEQVQAAYIGRQYTIEMIDGVEAQLRRFIALGHKVGIITNGPEEHQMNKLRGLGIDKLIPPEMIFISDAVGLAKPDPAIFEHVNRVTGTTADNSLYVGDTWDNDVVGALSAGWKVCWYNPRGRQPRTEHVPSHTFTNYQEFSELPLI
- a CDS encoding FAD:protein FMN transferase, whose translation is MFKNKKSALILAALVIVIVAAVGIWLALGSKGDDNSSNTAANENSGGATVSEEGGTKALSQTYYIYDTVVNIKVFGDKATQQNMDDIQQLLERMDTEFSRTKEDGELYAVNQAAGKEAVTVSDETLDVVKQSLKYAEEMDGLFDPTIGPLVDLWAIGEGGEHVPDQADIDAAKSLTNYKDVIIDEAAKTIKLAKEGMVLDMGGIGKGYAADRIAEYLKEQGLDSAMINLGGSSIIALGNKPNGSPWNIGLQDPDQSRGTQLGTIKISDEVIDASGVYERFFMQDGVRYHHILDPRTGFPSQNGLKSITIMSPNATDADALSTGVFLMGLEEGMKYLESLPEKVDAFFITDDNKIYATSGLKDRLILTDPTYTFAN